CTTCTCGAAGATGCGGACGATGTCGTGCATGTCTTCTTCTGACGCCAGCAGGATCGGGTGCGTGAACCACATCGCGCTGCGGTAGCAGAGGTCTTCCGCCATCGGGCATACGATACTGCCGTAATCGGGACCACCCTTCATGTTGAGGAATACGGGTTGCTTGTACAAGGGCCGCACGTAGCCGCCTCCACAGAACAGGCCTTCCGCCTTGACTGCCTCGACGACCTTATCCCTCGGGCAGCCAAATTCTTCGGGGATAATCCGGAAGTTGTAGAGGTGATACGCGCGGCGCGTCATCCGTTTGTCATCGGGCTGGGGAACGATGCCGCCGATTGCGCTCAACCCTTTGTTCAGGATGGCCGCGTTCTTTTCGCGCAACAGCGTCTGCGCCTCGAGGCGCGTCAACTGCGCGCTCAACATGGCCGCGTGAAATTCGGACATGCGCGCATTCGTGCCCACCAGCGTGTGGTCATACCACATCGCGCCCTTGGCGCGGCCGCAGTTGGAAATCGAGCGGCAATTCTCCGCAAACTCTTCGTCATCGGAGAGAATGATCCCGCCTTCGCCCGCCGTCAGGTTCTTCGACATCTGGAAACTGAAGCACCCGCCAAGGCCCAGCGCTCCGGTGCCTTTGCCTTTCCACTTGCTGCCCCACGAATGGCATGCATCTTCGATCACGTGAATCCCGTGTTTCGCGGCGATCGCGTTGATGCGGTCCATGTCGGCCACGGCGCTT
The Candidatus Hydrogenedentota bacterium DNA segment above includes these coding regions:
- a CDS encoding DegT/DnrJ/EryC1/StrS family aminotransferase, with protein sequence MATVSSSKLALKGGSPVRSADKPWPKWPIFDDTERKALLDVLESGSWFFSERVKTFEREYADFQDAKFGVSCNSGTAALEICLQALGIGHGDEVIVPPYTFIATASAVVRVGATAIFVDVDESWNLNPDLFEAAITPRTKAVMPVHFGSAVADMDRINAIAAKHGIHVIEDACHSWGSKWKGKGTGALGLGGCFSFQMSKNLTAGEGGIILSDDEEFAENCRSISNCGRAKGAMWYDHTLVGTNARMSEFHAAMLSAQLTRLEAQTLLREKNAAILNKGLSAIGGIVPQPDDKRMTRRAYHLYNFRIIPEEFGCPRDKVVEAVKAEGLFCGGGYVRPLYKQPVFLNMKGGPDYGSIVCPMAEDLCYRSAMWFTHPILLASEEDMHDIVRIFEKVKEHAGELAE